Proteins co-encoded in one Halorussus sp. MSC15.2 genomic window:
- a CDS encoding sulfurtransferase, producing MNENVVVSAEWLADHLDDVTVVDVRDGWEYDGIGHVPGAVSIPFDEFRSDTDESEGMLPGADAWADLLGAAGITADDTIVAYDDTHGVFAARFLVTAELYGHTDLRLLDGDFSSWMREYETSSEPPAVEPADYEVRDPTDSPLVDHEDVEAAIEDPDSVIVDTRDDWEYEEGHVPGAVNLDWKELVDDETRGLKPRDELAEILAAHGITPDKRVVLYCNTARRISHTYVVLSSLGYDDVGFYEGSLTEWETVGGPIETGS from the coding sequence ATGAACGAGAACGTCGTAGTGAGCGCCGAGTGGCTCGCGGACCACCTCGACGACGTGACGGTGGTGGACGTGCGCGACGGGTGGGAGTACGACGGCATCGGCCACGTCCCCGGCGCGGTCAGCATCCCCTTCGACGAGTTCCGGAGCGACACCGACGAGAGCGAGGGGATGTTGCCCGGCGCGGACGCGTGGGCTGACCTGCTGGGCGCGGCAGGCATCACCGCCGACGATACCATCGTCGCCTACGACGACACCCACGGCGTGTTCGCCGCGCGGTTCCTCGTGACCGCGGAACTGTACGGACACACCGACCTCCGACTGCTCGACGGCGACTTCAGTTCGTGGATGCGCGAGTACGAGACGAGCAGCGAACCACCCGCGGTCGAACCCGCCGACTACGAGGTTCGGGACCCGACCGACTCGCCGCTCGTGGACCACGAGGACGTCGAGGCGGCCATCGAGGACCCGGACAGCGTTATCGTGGACACCCGCGACGACTGGGAGTACGAGGAGGGCCACGTCCCCGGCGCGGTCAACCTCGACTGGAAGGAACTCGTAGACGACGAGACCCGTGGGCTGAAACCCCGTGACGAACTGGCGGAGATTCTGGCCGCCCACGGCATCACGCCGGACAAGCGGGTGGTCCTCTACTGCAACACCGCCCGGCGAATCAGCCACACCTACGTCGTCCTCTCGTCGCTGGGCTACGATGACGTGGGGTTCTACGAGGGGAGTTTGACCGAGTGGGAGACGGTCGGCGGACCCATCGAGACGGGGTCGTGA
- a CDS encoding AI-2E family transporter translates to MSARRQWVLAGVLVLLGLLSAAVLFDVLGTVFFAVTVAYVLVPLHQRFVERGMPSWWASAASTVVAFVGVLLFFASFGFLVYRRRDDLLRFLVGLPESFTVELLGAAYTIDAGVLTELARTYLGAGVIALARLAPVLALKGTLFALLVFALLVRRREARRALLAPIPHAYRDVVAALHERTRETLSAIYVLQAATAVGTFLVALPVFYVLGYEFVFTLALVAGFLQFLPIVGPSFLVVLLAVYRLTANDVVGAALVLVLGGVVVGWLPDAVIRTRLARQTANLPGSLYFIGFTGGLLSVGPIGFIAGPLVVALLAEATELLAAEVNGYDRAQTE, encoded by the coding sequence ATGTCCGCTCGGCGACAATGGGTGTTAGCAGGTGTCCTCGTGCTGCTGGGCCTGCTCTCTGCCGCAGTGCTGTTCGACGTTCTCGGCACCGTCTTCTTCGCCGTTACGGTGGCGTACGTCCTCGTACCGCTTCACCAGCGTTTCGTCGAGCGAGGGATGCCGTCGTGGTGGGCCAGCGCCGCCTCGACGGTCGTCGCGTTCGTCGGCGTCCTCCTGTTCTTCGCGTCGTTCGGCTTTCTGGTCTACCGGCGACGAGACGACCTGCTCCGATTCCTCGTCGGACTCCCCGAGAGTTTCACCGTCGAACTACTCGGCGCGGCGTACACCATCGACGCCGGGGTCCTGACGGAACTCGCCCGCACGTACCTCGGGGCCGGAGTGATAGCACTGGCGCGACTCGCTCCGGTGCTGGCCCTCAAGGGGACGCTGTTCGCGCTGTTGGTGTTCGCACTGCTGGTACGGCGTCGAGAGGCGCGTCGTGCCCTGCTCGCGCCGATTCCCCACGCCTACAGGGACGTCGTGGCCGCGCTACACGAGCGCACCCGAGAGACGCTCTCGGCCATCTACGTACTGCAGGCCGCGACCGCCGTGGGCACCTTCCTCGTCGCGCTTCCGGTGTTCTACGTGCTGGGTTACGAATTCGTCTTCACGCTCGCGCTCGTGGCGGGGTTCCTCCAGTTCCTGCCCATCGTCGGCCCGTCGTTTCTGGTCGTCCTGCTGGCAGTTTACCGCCTGACCGCCAACGACGTGGTCGGGGCGGCGCTGGTCCTCGTCCTCGGCGGGGTCGTCGTCGGATGGCTCCCCGACGCGGTCATCCGGACGCGTCTGGCGCGCCAGACGGCCAACCTCCCGGGGAGTCTCTACTTCATCGGATTCACCGGCGGTCTGCTCAGTGTCGGTCCAATCGGGTTCATCGCGGGACCGCTGGTGGTCGCGCTCCTCGCTGAGGCCACCGAGTTGCTCGCCGCCGAGGTCAACGGGTACGACCGCGCGCAGACCGAGTAG
- a CDS encoding SPFH domain-containing protein — translation MNPFYELGRLTAGANLSRALAGVLAVLAVLFLLPSLNLVTVLGLLALGLVLAVLASAVEIVGPYEKRALTVFGEYRGLLGPGLNVIPPLVSETHTFDMRTQTLDVPQQEAITEDNSPVTADAVIYIRVMDAEKAYLEVDNYEKAVSDLAQTTLRAVVGDMELDDTLREQKEINSRIHDQLDRPTDDWGVRVEAVEVQSVMPTPTVVSAMEQQTAAERRRRAMILEAQGERRSAVEKAQGERASNVIRAQGEKQSQILEAQGDSISTVLRAKSAESMGERAVIDKGMETLDAIGQGDSTSFVLPQELTSLVGRYGKHLTGSDVSPVGDGESLESLDFDAETAELLGLDDMDEMLAEFDDADGDGEMDLDGADADDAGEKLTNAPESETE, via the coding sequence ATGAATCCCTTCTACGAACTGGGGCGACTCACCGCGGGCGCGAACCTCTCTCGCGCGCTGGCGGGCGTCCTCGCGGTCCTCGCGGTCCTCTTCCTCCTCCCGTCCCTGAATCTCGTGACCGTACTGGGACTCCTCGCGCTGGGACTCGTCCTCGCGGTCCTCGCCAGCGCTGTCGAAATCGTCGGTCCCTACGAGAAGCGCGCGCTGACGGTGTTCGGCGAGTACCGGGGACTGTTGGGTCCCGGTCTGAACGTGATTCCGCCGCTCGTCAGCGAGACCCACACCTTCGACATGCGGACCCAGACGCTCGACGTGCCCCAGCAGGAGGCCATCACGGAGGACAACTCGCCCGTGACCGCCGACGCGGTCATCTACATCCGCGTGATGGACGCCGAGAAGGCGTATCTGGAGGTCGATAACTACGAGAAGGCGGTCTCGGACCTCGCCCAGACCACGCTCCGTGCGGTGGTCGGCGACATGGAACTCGACGACACGTTGCGAGAGCAGAAGGAGATAAACTCCCGCATCCACGACCAACTCGACCGGCCGACCGACGACTGGGGCGTCCGTGTCGAGGCGGTGGAGGTGCAGTCGGTGATGCCCACGCCGACCGTCGTGAGCGCGATGGAGCAACAGACTGCGGCCGAGCGCCGCCGCCGGGCGATGATTCTCGAAGCGCAGGGCGAGCGCCGGAGCGCGGTCGAGAAGGCCCAAGGCGAGAGAGCGTCGAACGTCATCCGCGCGCAGGGCGAGAAGCAGAGCCAGATTCTGGAGGCGCAGGGCGACTCGATTTCGACCGTGCTCCGCGCGAAGTCCGCCGAGTCGATGGGCGAGCGCGCGGTCATCGACAAGGGGATGGAGACGCTGGACGCCATCGGACAGGGCGACTCGACGAGTTTCGTCCTGCCGCAGGAACTCACATCGCTCGTGGGTCGGTACGGCAAGCACCTGACCGGGAGCGACGTAAGTCCCGTCGGCGACGGCGAATCGCTGGAGAGCCTCGACTTCGACGCCGAGACGGCGGAACTGCTCGGACTGGACGACATGGACGAGATGCTGGCGGAGTTCGATGATGCGGACGGGGACGGCGAGATGGACCTGGACGGCGCGGACGCGGACGACGCGGGCGAGAAACTGACCAACGCGCCCGAATCCGAGACGGAGTGA
- the uvrB gene encoding excinuclease ABC subunit UvrB: MSDADSGPLSPDRPEAESDFRVDAPFDPAGDQPDAIEQLAEGFQSGMDKQTLLGVTGSGKTNTVSWVVEEIQKPTLVIAHNKTLAAQLYEEFRNLFPDNAVEYFVSYYDYYQPEAYVEQTDKYIEKDASINEEIDRLRHSATRSLLTRDDVIVVASVSAIYGLGDPRNYEEMSLRLEVGDEIGRDELLARLVDLNYERNDVDFTQGTFRVRGDTIEIFPMYGRYAVRVELWGDEIDRMMKVDPLEGEVQSQESAVLVHPGEHYSIPEQTMADAIAEIESDLDDRIRYFERNNDLVAAQRIEERTTFDLEMMKEAGYCSGIENYSVYLSDREPGDAPFTLLDYFPDDFLTVIDESHQTVPQIKGQFAGDKSRKDSLVENGFRLPTAYDNRPLTFEEFEKKTDKTLYVSATPADYEREQSDQIVEQIVRPTHLVDPKVEVSDAEGQIDDLMDRIEHRTANDERVLVTTLTKRMAEDLTEYLEEAGVAVEYMHDETDTLERHELVRGLRLGEFDVLVGINLLREGLDIPEVSLVAILDADQQGFLRSETSLVQTMGRAARNVNGEVVLYADEVTDAMEAAIGETQRRRRIQQEYNEEHGFEATTIEKEVSDANLPGSKTDTSGVTDGEPETDDEAERKIEQLEERMEEAANNLEFELAADIRDRIRELREEFEVDVDVEGDGVPEPTDGF, encoded by the coding sequence ATGAGCGACGCCGACTCCGGGCCGCTTTCGCCGGACAGACCCGAGGCCGAGAGCGACTTCCGGGTCGATGCCCCCTTCGACCCCGCGGGCGACCAACCCGACGCCATCGAGCAGTTGGCCGAGGGGTTCCAATCGGGCATGGACAAGCAGACGCTGCTGGGGGTGACGGGGTCCGGGAAGACCAACACCGTTTCGTGGGTGGTCGAGGAGATTCAGAAGCCCACGCTGGTCATCGCACACAACAAGACGCTGGCGGCGCAGTTGTACGAGGAGTTCCGCAACCTCTTCCCGGACAACGCCGTCGAGTACTTCGTCTCCTACTACGACTACTACCAACCGGAGGCCTACGTCGAGCAGACCGACAAGTACATCGAGAAAGACGCCTCCATCAACGAGGAAATCGACCGCCTCAGACACTCCGCGACCCGGTCGCTGCTGACCCGCGACGACGTCATCGTGGTGGCCTCCGTCTCGGCCATCTACGGGCTGGGCGACCCGCGCAACTACGAGGAGATGAGCCTCCGCCTCGAAGTGGGCGACGAAATCGGCCGCGACGAACTCCTCGCGCGACTCGTGGACCTGAACTACGAGCGCAACGACGTGGACTTCACGCAGGGCACCTTCCGGGTTCGGGGCGACACCATCGAAATCTTCCCGATGTACGGCCGGTACGCCGTGCGCGTGGAGTTGTGGGGCGACGAGATAGACCGCATGATGAAAGTGGACCCCCTCGAAGGGGAGGTCCAATCGCAGGAGTCGGCGGTCCTCGTCCACCCCGGTGAGCACTACTCGATTCCGGAGCAGACGATGGCCGACGCCATCGCCGAAATCGAGTCGGACCTCGACGACCGCATCCGGTACTTCGAGCGGAACAACGACCTCGTCGCGGCCCAGCGCATCGAGGAGCGCACGACCTTCGACTTGGAGATGATGAAGGAGGCCGGCTACTGCTCGGGCATCGAGAACTACTCGGTCTACCTCTCGGACCGCGAACCCGGAGACGCGCCGTTCACCCTGCTCGACTACTTCCCCGACGACTTCCTCACGGTCATCGACGAGTCCCACCAGACCGTGCCCCAGATAAAGGGCCAGTTCGCGGGCGACAAGTCGCGCAAGGACAGCCTCGTGGAGAACGGCTTCCGCCTGCCGACCGCCTACGACAACCGGCCGCTCACGTTCGAGGAGTTCGAGAAGAAGACCGACAAGACCCTCTACGTCTCGGCGACCCCCGCCGACTACGAGCGCGAGCAGAGCGACCAGATAGTCGAGCAAATCGTTCGGCCCACGCACCTCGTGGACCCGAAGGTGGAGGTGTCGGACGCCGAGGGCCAGATAGACGACCTGATGGACCGCATCGAACACCGGACCGCGAACGACGAGCGCGTCCTCGTGACGACCCTGACCAAGCGCATGGCCGAGGACCTGACGGAGTATCTGGAGGAGGCGGGCGTGGCGGTCGAGTACATGCACGACGAGACCGACACGCTCGAACGCCACGAACTCGTCCGGGGCCTCCGACTCGGCGAGTTCGACGTGTTGGTCGGCATCAACCTCCTGCGCGAGGGCCTCGACATCCCCGAGGTCAGCCTCGTGGCCATCCTCGACGCCGACCAGCAGGGGTTCCTGCGCTCGGAGACCTCGCTCGTCCAGACGATGGGTCGGGCCGCCCGGAACGTCAACGGCGAGGTGGTCCTCTACGCCGACGAGGTCACGGACGCGATGGAGGCCGCCATCGGCGAGACCCAGCGCCGCCGCCGCATCCAGCAGGAGTACAACGAGGAACACGGCTTCGAGGCGACGACCATCGAGAAGGAGGTCTCGGACGCCAACCTGCCGGGAAGCAAGACCGACACCTCCGGCGTCACCGACGGCGAACCCGAGACCGACGACGAGGCCGAGCGCAAAATCGAGCAACTGGAGGAGCGCATGGAGGAAGCCGCGAACAATCTGGAGTTCGAGTTGGCGGCGGACATCCGCGACCGCATCCGGGAACTCCGCGAGGAGTTCGAGGTAGACGTGGACGTGGAGGGCGACGGGGTACCGGAACCGACCGACGGGTTCTGA
- a CDS encoding excinuclease ABC subunit C: MDGDAVRERAAELPREPGVYQFEDGETVVYVGKAVDLRDRVRSYADPRGERIRRMVQRADSIDYSVTDTETQALLLEANLIKRFQPKYNVRLKDDKSYPLVQLTDHEFPRIEITRDPDPEARARSDGGGVRGPDAAGPRVFGPFTQKTRVETVVKALRETYGVRGCSDHKFANRDRPCLDYDIGLCTGPCTAEIDRDSYVADVESVVRFFEGETGVLADPLRREMEEAAANQEFERAANLRDKLEAVEGFHGGAGQVVASESDERTVDVLGVALEGDTATVARLHSESGQLVARERHAVTVPEGDAETDAPDADTRPGAVLSAFVTQYYTERELPDALLFSDRPDDADVLDWLEREGVAARVPGAGREATLVDLALKNARRGASEPDALAALRDALDLDRVPRRIEGFDVSHAQGKHAVGSDVVFEDGSADKSGYRRKKLTDENDDYANMYDLVRWRATRAVEGRDDRPDPDLLLIDGGEGQLAAAREALAEAGWDVPAIALAKDEEVVITPDGTFDWPSDADHLHVLQRVRDEAHRFAVQYHQTLRDDVSTELDNVPGIGPETRRKLLRRFGSVEGIRAASAAELREVEGVGEKTAETIETQL, encoded by the coding sequence ATGGACGGGGACGCGGTCCGCGAGCGCGCGGCGGAGTTGCCACGCGAACCGGGGGTCTACCAGTTCGAGGACGGTGAGACGGTGGTCTACGTCGGCAAGGCCGTGGACCTCCGCGACCGGGTTCGGTCGTACGCCGACCCGCGGGGCGAGCGAATCCGCCGGATGGTCCAGCGCGCAGACAGCATCGACTACTCGGTCACCGACACCGAGACGCAGGCGCTCCTGCTGGAGGCCAACCTCATCAAGCGGTTCCAGCCGAAGTACAACGTCCGACTGAAGGACGACAAGTCCTACCCGCTGGTCCAACTCACCGACCACGAGTTCCCCCGCATCGAGATAACCCGCGACCCCGACCCGGAGGCCCGCGCCCGGAGCGACGGGGGCGGCGTCCGCGGTCCGGACGCCGCGGGTCCGCGAGTCTTCGGTCCGTTCACCCAGAAGACGCGGGTCGAGACGGTCGTGAAGGCGCTCCGGGAGACCTACGGCGTCCGGGGGTGTTCGGACCACAAGTTCGCCAACCGCGACCGACCCTGTCTCGACTACGACATCGGTCTCTGTACGGGTCCCTGTACCGCCGAAATCGACCGGGACTCCTACGTCGCCGACGTGGAGTCGGTCGTCCGGTTCTTCGAGGGCGAGACCGGCGTCCTCGCCGACCCGCTCCGCAGGGAGATGGAGGAGGCCGCCGCGAATCAGGAGTTCGAGCGCGCGGCCAACCTCCGGGACAAACTGGAGGCCGTCGAGGGGTTCCACGGCGGCGCGGGCCAAGTGGTCGCCAGCGAGAGCGACGAGCGCACCGTGGACGTGCTGGGCGTCGCGCTGGAGGGCGACACCGCGACCGTGGCGCGCCTCCACAGCGAGTCGGGCCAACTCGTCGCCCGCGAGCGCCACGCCGTGACGGTCCCCGAGGGCGACGCGGAGACCGACGCGCCCGACGCCGACACCCGGCCGGGCGCGGTCCTCTCGGCGTTCGTGACCCAGTACTACACCGAGCGCGAGTTGCCCGACGCGCTCCTGTTCTCCGACCGACCGGACGACGCGGACGTCCTCGACTGGCTCGAACGCGAGGGCGTCGCGGCCCGCGTCCCCGGTGCCGGTCGAGAGGCGACGCTGGTGGACCTCGCGCTGAAGAACGCTCGACGCGGCGCGAGCGAACCCGACGCCCTCGCGGCGCTCCGCGACGCTCTCGACCTCGACCGGGTTCCGCGACGCATCGAGGGCTTCGACGTGAGTCACGCGCAGGGCAAGCACGCGGTCGGGAGCGACGTGGTGTTCGAGGACGGGTCGGCCGACAAGTCGGGCTACCGCCGGAAGAAACTCACCGACGAGAACGACGACTACGCCAACATGTACGACCTCGTGCGCTGGCGGGCCACTCGCGCGGTCGAGGGCCGCGACGATAGACCGGACCCCGACCTCCTGCTCATCGACGGCGGCGAGGGGCAACTCGCCGCGGCTAGAGAGGCGCTGGCCGAGGCCGGTTGGGACGTGCCCGCAATCGCGCTCGCCAAGGACGAGGAGGTCGTGATTACGCCGGACGGCACCTTCGACTGGCCGAGCGACGCCGACCACCTCCACGTCCTCCAGCGCGTCCGCGACGAGGCCCACCGGTTCGCGGTCCAGTACCACCAGACCCTGCGCGACGACGTCTCGACCGAACTCGACAACGTGCCGGGCATCGGCCCGGAGACCCGCCGGAAACTCCTCCGGCGGTTCGGGAGCGTCGAGGGGATTCGGGCCGCGTCGGCCGCGGAGTTGCGGGAAGTGGAGGGCGTCGGCGAGAAGACCGCCGAGACCATCGAGACGCAGTTGTAG
- a CDS encoding thiamine ABC transporter substrate binding subunit translates to MKRRTVLKSGATTTLLGLAGCVGGGESEQATTTTETETQTTTEETTAETTTQDSLSGTLKVATYSSFVDAPSSSPGAWLKNTFEERHPDVTVEWETPENELNHYIQQASQGVDIDTDVYVGLNVDHLIRIDEKLGQKRLFEPVADGLSHYGHVKEGLKFDPENRAIPYDTGYISLVYNGNEIQKPPETFQDLLKDRYQGDLIVQNAKTAATGRAFLLWTVNTIGEDQYLDYWKKLDDNGITILGSWSDAYTAYENGEAPMVVSYSTDQVYANRQDKDLSKHQVGFLNNQGYANPEGMAKFADTDNPELAEAFMNFLLSKQAQKKIAQLNVQFPATDWAPLSDEFEKYAKVPENPVTFTYEELQGNVDQWVDEWARQIAGGS, encoded by the coding sequence ATGAAACGACGCACGGTGCTGAAGAGCGGCGCGACGACGACGCTTCTCGGTCTCGCCGGATGCGTGGGTGGCGGCGAGAGCGAGCAGGCGACGACCACCACGGAGACGGAGACCCAGACGACTACCGAGGAGACGACCGCCGAGACCACGACGCAGGACAGTCTGAGCGGGACGCTGAAGGTCGCGACCTACAGTTCGTTCGTGGACGCGCCGAGTTCCTCGCCGGGCGCGTGGCTCAAGAACACCTTCGAGGAGCGCCACCCCGACGTGACCGTCGAGTGGGAGACGCCCGAGAACGAACTCAACCACTACATCCAGCAGGCCTCACAGGGCGTCGATATCGACACCGACGTGTACGTCGGACTCAACGTGGACCACCTCATCCGCATCGACGAGAAACTCGGCCAGAAGCGTCTGTTCGAACCGGTGGCCGACGGTCTCTCGCACTACGGCCACGTGAAGGAGGGTCTCAAGTTCGACCCCGAGAACCGGGCGATTCCCTACGACACGGGATACATCAGTCTCGTCTACAACGGCAACGAGATACAGAAACCCCCCGAGACGTTTCAGGACCTGCTGAAGGACCGCTATCAGGGCGACCTCATCGTCCAGAACGCCAAGACCGCCGCCACGGGCCGGGCGTTCCTCCTGTGGACGGTCAACACCATCGGCGAGGACCAGTACCTCGACTACTGGAAGAAACTCGACGACAACGGCATCACGATTCTGGGGTCGTGGAGCGACGCCTACACCGCCTACGAGAACGGCGAGGCTCCGATGGTGGTCTCGTACTCGACCGACCAAGTGTACGCGAACCGGCAGGACAAGGACCTGTCGAAGCATCAGGTCGGCTTCCTGAACAATCAGGGGTACGCCAACCCCGAAGGGATGGCGAAGTTCGCGGACACCGACAACCCGGAACTCGCCGAAGCGTTCATGAACTTCCTGCTCTCGAAGCAGGCCCAGAAGAAAATAGCGCAACTCAACGTCCAGTTCCCCGCGACCGACTGGGCACCGCTCAGCGACGAGTTCGAGAAGTACGCCAAGGTGCCCGAGAACCCCGTCACCTTCACCTACGAGGAACTGCAGGGGAACGTGGACCAGTGGGTGGACGAGTGGGCGCGCCAGATAGCGGGCGGGTCGTAA
- a CDS encoding ABC transporter ATP-binding protein has protein sequence MSDLRLDGISKSFDGVTALRDVSLDVDDGEFFTLVGPSGCGKTTTLRAIAGFESPDSGTVRFGGREMTGVPPEDRDVGIVFQNYALFSHMTVGENVGYGLRFRDPPGGQSKAARVADLLELVDLPGFEDRAPGELSGGQRQRVALARALAPGPDVLLLDEPMSALDARLRQTLRTQVKAIQSELGITTVYVTHDQEEALAVSDRVAVMSDGRVEQVGRPEDVYRRPNTRFVAEFLGENNVFAGEADDGAVRVGGTSFHLALDAPDGSEVVFCVRPEHLVRDANRNAFEASVETVEFLGESFRVHLEWQGRDVTLRMAERPETERLLVGFAPEDAHVVSGGGREREVVEER, from the coding sequence GTGAGTGACCTGCGGTTGGACGGCATCTCGAAGTCGTTCGACGGTGTGACCGCCCTGCGGGACGTGAGCCTCGACGTGGACGACGGCGAGTTCTTCACGCTCGTCGGTCCCTCGGGGTGCGGGAAGACGACCACACTCAGAGCCATCGCCGGGTTCGAGTCGCCGGACTCGGGGACGGTTCGATTCGGCGGTCGGGAGATGACCGGGGTTCCCCCGGAGGACCGCGACGTGGGCATCGTCTTCCAGAACTACGCGCTGTTCTCGCACATGACCGTGGGCGAGAACGTCGGCTACGGCCTACGATTCCGGGACCCGCCCGGCGGTCAGTCGAAGGCGGCCCGCGTGGCCGACCTGCTCGAACTGGTGGACCTACCGGGCTTCGAGGACCGCGCTCCGGGCGAACTCTCGGGCGGACAGCGCCAGCGCGTCGCGCTGGCGCGGGCGCTCGCGCCCGGCCCGGACGTGCTCCTGCTCGACGAACCCATGAGCGCGCTCGACGCCAGACTCCGCCAGACCCTCCGGACGCAGGTCAAGGCCATCCAGTCCGAGTTGGGGATTACGACCGTCTACGTCACCCACGACCAAGAGGAGGCCCTCGCGGTGAGCGACAGGGTGGCGGTGATGAGCGACGGCCGCGTCGAGCAGGTCGGTCGGCCGGAGGACGTGTACCGCCGCCCGAACACCCGGTTCGTCGCGGAGTTCCTCGGCGAGAACAACGTCTTCGCGGGCGAGGCCGACGACGGGGCGGTCCGCGTCGGCGGGACCTCCTTCCACCTCGCCCTCGACGCCCCGGACGGGAGCGAGGTCGTCTTCTGCGTCCGCCCGGAGCATCTGGTCCGCGACGCCAATCGAAACGCCTTCGAGGCGAGCGTGGAGACGGTGGAGTTCCTCGGCGAGTCGTTCCGCGTGCATCTGGAGTGGCAGGGCCGGGACGTGACCCTCCGGATGGCCGAGCGACCCGAGACCGAACGCCTGTTGGTCGGGTTCGCCCCCGAGGACGCGCACGTCGTGTCCGGTGGCGGGCGGGAGCGCGAGGTCGTCGAGGAGCGGTGA
- a CDS encoding sulfurtransferase, which translates to MSDTEYANDVLVSADWVENHLDEFQSDDPEYRLVEVDVDTEAYDEDHAPGAIGFNWETQLQDQTQRDILEKGDFEDLLGSHGITEDSTVVLYGDNSNWFAAYAYWQFKYYGHDDVRLLDGGREYWLDNDYPTTDEVPEFSEQSYDAGGPRESIRAYRDDVEKAIDRGVPLVDVRSPEEYSGEVLAPPGLQETAQRGGHIPGAKNISWAAVTNEDGTFKTRDELADLYSEEGIDGEGTTVAYCRIGERSSVAWFALHELLGYDDTVNYDGSWTEWGNLVDAPIETGSGE; encoded by the coding sequence ATGAGCGACACCGAGTACGCAAACGACGTTCTCGTCTCCGCCGACTGGGTGGAGAATCACCTCGACGAGTTCCAGAGCGACGACCCCGAGTACCGACTCGTGGAAGTCGACGTAGACACCGAAGCCTACGACGAGGACCACGCACCGGGCGCTATCGGCTTCAACTGGGAGACCCAACTGCAGGACCAGACCCAGCGCGACATCCTCGAGAAGGGCGACTTCGAGGACCTGCTCGGGAGCCACGGCATCACCGAGGACTCGACGGTCGTCCTCTACGGCGATAACTCGAACTGGTTCGCGGCCTACGCCTACTGGCAGTTCAAGTACTACGGCCACGACGACGTGCGCCTCCTCGACGGCGGCCGCGAGTACTGGCTCGACAACGACTACCCGACCACCGACGAGGTGCCGGAGTTCTCCGAACAGAGCTACGACGCCGGTGGCCCCCGCGAGTCCATCCGCGCGTACCGCGACGACGTCGAGAAGGCCATCGACCGCGGCGTCCCGCTCGTGGACGTCCGGTCGCCCGAGGAGTACAGCGGCGAGGTCCTCGCCCCGCCGGGACTCCAAGAGACCGCCCAGCGCGGCGGCCACATCCCCGGCGCGAAGAACATCTCGTGGGCCGCGGTCACCAACGAGGACGGCACGTTCAAGACCCGCGACGAACTCGCGGACCTCTACAGCGAGGAGGGCATCGACGGCGAGGGCACCACCGTCGCCTACTGCCGCATCGGCGAGCGCTCCTCGGTCGCGTGGTTCGCGCTCCACGAACTGCTCGGCTACGACGACACCGTCAACTACGACGGGTCGTGGACCGAGTGGGGGAACCTCGTGGACGCCCCCATCGAGACCGGTAGCGGAGAATAA
- a CDS encoding rubrerythrin family protein: MNADEFLDTVRDENETALSRLGSSKSLYAETEGEMEPETVFRAAAEAEYAASETFQQWADDEESDQRVRDAFEEFAEQERDHYEQVVAKLDEDHEPSEVPAIHEYLRGVEGDPGRVGGFLGRTLASEKSKEQMVGFFVGQADPQTAQLFRDLGDDLDGQLEHGRELLESVCESDEDRDAALEAANGAIQVAYEEYTETLEGMGVNPKPVC, from the coding sequence ATGAACGCCGACGAGTTCCTCGACACCGTTCGTGACGAGAACGAGACTGCGCTCTCGCGGCTCGGGTCCTCGAAGTCGCTCTACGCCGAGACCGAGGGCGAGATGGAACCGGAGACCGTGTTCCGCGCCGCCGCGGAGGCCGAGTACGCCGCCAGCGAGACGTTCCAGCAGTGGGCCGACGACGAGGAGAGCGACCAGCGAGTTCGCGACGCCTTCGAGGAGTTCGCCGAGCAAGAGCGCGACCACTACGAGCAGGTCGTGGCGAAACTCGACGAGGACCACGAACCGAGCGAGGTGCCCGCGATTCACGAGTACCTCCGCGGCGTCGAGGGCGACCCCGGCCGCGTCGGTGGGTTCTTGGGGCGGACGCTCGCCAGCGAGAAGTCCAAAGAGCAGATGGTCGGGTTCTTCGTCGGGCAGGCCGACCCCCAGACCGCCCAACTGTTCCGCGATTTGGGCGACGACTTAGACGGGCAACTGGAGCACGGAAGGGAGCTTCTGGAGTCGGTCTGCGAGAGCGACGAGGACCGTGACGCCGCGCTAGAGGCCGCCAACGGCGCGATTCAGGTCGCCTACGAGGAGTACACCGAGACGTTGGAAGGGATGGGCGTGAATCCGAAACCGGTCTGTTGA